A segment of the Bacillus licheniformis DSM 13 = ATCC 14580 genome:
CACGCGCCTGATTCGGATGAAAACTATGTGAAAAGGGTGATCGGGCTCCCGGGAGATACGATCGAAATGAAGGATGATGTCCTTTATATAAACGGAAAAGCATACGATGAACCTTATTTAAAGAAAAACAAGCAAAAGCTGACGCTTCATGAACATTTAACCGATAATTTCACATTGGAGAAATTAACAGGTGAACAAAAGGTGCCGGAAGATCACTTGTTCGTGATGGGGGATAACCGTCAAAACAGCAAAGACAGCCGCTTTTTCGGATTTATCACAATGGACTCCGTTGTCGGCAAAGTTGAGTTCCGTTATTTCCCTTTCAATGAGATCGGCGGAATAGAATAGAAAACAAAAAGGCTTCCCATGATACCTAATGGGAAGTCTTTTTGTTTGTCGCAAAGTCACCAAAAGTGGTTTAAACCAAGCCGCTATGCTTGAGCACGGCGGCAATTCTACTATTCACTTAAATTTAAATTAGAGCCAGTTTTTGATATCGCAGTTGCAGAATTAGGTCTCTCTGAATTATAAGGATTGCCTTTAATTTGGTATAAAAGCCTGTTTAATCGCTGATTACCCAAACAAAAATAACTAAAAAATCCTCGATTTAACAATTTAGTGTATGGTACTCTTTAAACATGTAATCAAAAAACTATCTTTTTCGCTCCAAAGCAACATACCGTATTTCTTGGTTTGTTTTTTAGTTGTTCTAAATATTTTTTATTGTTATCGCAATTCTTACGTTGTTTGCTGCAATGATTGAAGTACTATATTACATAAATTCTGATAGGAGGTCATTATGTTTAATAGACAACAGATAGATCATCTGCTTGAAGAAAAAAAAGGAGAGCTGAAGAAAAAGTTCGGAAGTGGTTTTATCGCAGTTTTCTATATTTCTATTCTTCTTTCCATATGTACGTTTTTTATAGAATACAAATATTTTCTCATTGTATTATTCGCACCCACTATTATTGTCATGTTAATCAACCCTCCTTTTTCCGAAAAAAAAGGGGTGTTTCGTTTCATTGCCGGCCTTTATTTGCTTTTATTGGCACTGGCAACATACTTTTGGCTTCGAGCATAAACAGTCCGGATATAAAAAACAAAAGTGGCTTCAGCCCGCGGAGAAAAGGCGAATTTACGTTTAACATTGCTGCCAAAATCTCAAAAATCCGGCGACTTGACTTGAAAGAGTCCTCATCGCCAGAAAACAGAATGAATTGCATAAAAATAGGACAGAATATAAAAGTCCGACCTATTTTGTCAACGATCTGAAAGGCTGCCTGCAGTTAGGATGGGAAGCCTTTTTAGCATTTGCGCATTTTGGCGAGCGGACGGTTTGAACAATTATCTGGACAGTGAAATAATGAAATAAGAAACTGGCAACAAGGAGGATAAGCAGATGAAAGTGTTTGTAGTGGGGGCGAACGGACAAATCGGGCGCCGTTTGACGAAAAGTTTGAATGAGAGCAGCGAACATCAGGTCAGGGCAATGGTGAGAAATGAAGAGCAGGCGCAAGCTTTGAAACAATCGGGAACAGAAACAGCGCTCGCTAATTTAGAAGGCACCGTTGAAAGCATCGCAGAAGCGGCGGAGGGCTGCGACGCGATTGTCTTTACCGCCGGCTCAGGCGGCAATACGGGCGCTGACAAAACGCTTTTGGTCGACTTGGATGGGGCGGTTAAAACGATCGAAGCCGCCGAAAAAGCAGGCATTCGCCGCTTTATTATGGTCAGCACATTGCAGGCACACCGCCGTGAAAATTGGAATGAAGCGTTAAAGCCGTATTATGTCGCCAAACATTATGCGGATCGGATGCTTGAAGGCAGCGAATTAAACTACACGATTATCCGTCCGGGAGGCCTGTTAAACGAACCGGGCACAGGCCGGGTGAAAGCCGCGGAAAATCTTGAGCGCGGAACGATTCCGCGTGAAGATGTGGCCGATACCATCTTGGCGGCGCTCACCGAGGAGCACACATTCCGTCGTTCGTTCGATTTGGTTTCGGGTGATCAAACGCCCGCCGAGGCGCTGAAATCTATATAAAAGGATTCGGGGAACCTGTGGTCAGAAGGTTCCCCGGCGTTTTTACAGAAGCGGGATATAGATGGTCATCTTCATCTCGTTCGGCGGTACGGAACGGCACACATCAGTCACTTCAAAGTCCGGTCCTTCTGTTCTCTCGTAATTGGTATTCATCAGCCATGATCCATAGATGTATCTTCTTGTGTTCTGCACTGATTCAGTCGATCCGTTTACATGAAATACGGCGTATTTGCCGCCGGGAATTTTCGTATAAATAAGCGGCTCCGGCACTTCCCCGGCTGCTGTTTCGCGAACGGCTTCCCCGATAATAAATGAGAAACCTCCGTCATCCTGGAAGCGGCATGACAGCCCGTAACACATATTCGGATCCGTTTTTTGAG
Coding sequences within it:
- the lepB gene encoding signal peptidase I; the protein is MKNSRKKEILSWVKTLVIAAALVMVCRYFLFTPSTVLGDSMYPTLEDGNMVMVSKISDIQRFDKIIFHAPDSDENYVKRVIGLPGDTIEMKDDVLYINGKAYDEPYLKKNKQKLTLHEHLTDNFTLEKLTGEQKVPEDHLFVMGDNRQNSKDSRFFGFITMDSVVGKVEFRYFPFNEIGGIE
- a CDS encoding SDR family oxidoreductase, which codes for MKVFVVGANGQIGRRLTKSLNESSEHQVRAMVRNEEQAQALKQSGTETALANLEGTVESIAEAAEGCDAIVFTAGSGGNTGADKTLLVDLDGAVKTIEAAEKAGIRRFIMVSTLQAHRRENWNEALKPYYVAKHYADRMLEGSELNYTIIRPGGLLNEPGTGRVKAAENLERGTIPREDVADTILAALTEEHTFRRSFDLVSGDQTPAEALKSI